One Streptomyces sp. P9-A2 DNA window includes the following coding sequences:
- a CDS encoding GntR family transcriptional regulator translates to MTRTRPAPAASKSRVAYEWIRERITSGAFGPGYRLVLTTLAAQLGMSVVPVREAISHLTAEGLVTFEPNVGASVSMADPDRYIHAMEVITVLESAATALSTPHLTRRDLAHARELNAAMRGGLSDFDFRRFSALNQEFHHTLYSRCPNPRLLEMVDAEWSRLGHMRDSIFGFVPHRPQESVCEHDDLLDLIEGGGTPDRIEQAVRRHRTGSLDAFRTHKTHGAHGPHRSDSVNQGA, encoded by the coding sequence GTGACCCGGACCCGGCCGGCACCGGCCGCGAGCAAGTCGCGGGTCGCCTACGAGTGGATCCGGGAGCGGATCACGTCCGGGGCATTCGGTCCCGGCTACCGCCTCGTCCTGACGACGCTCGCCGCCCAGCTCGGCATGAGCGTGGTGCCGGTCCGTGAGGCCATCAGCCACCTCACGGCCGAGGGCCTGGTGACCTTCGAGCCCAACGTCGGCGCGAGCGTCTCCATGGCCGACCCGGACCGCTACATCCACGCGATGGAGGTCATCACCGTGCTGGAGAGCGCGGCGACGGCGCTCTCGACGCCGCACCTCACCCGGCGGGACCTGGCGCACGCCCGGGAACTCAACGCGGCGATGCGCGGCGGACTCAGCGACTTCGACTTCCGGCGCTTCAGCGCGCTCAACCAGGAGTTCCACCACACCCTCTACTCCAGGTGCCCCAACCCCCGGCTCCTCGAGATGGTCGACGCGGAGTGGTCCCGGCTGGGCCACATGCGCGACTCGATCTTCGGGTTCGTCCCCCACCGGCCCCAGGAGTCCGTGTGCGAGCACGACGACCTGCTCGACCTCATCGAGGGGGGCGGGACGCCCGACCGGATCGAGCAGGCCGTGCGCCGGCACCGCACCGGCTCCCTCGACGCCTTCCGCACCCACAAGACCCACGGCGCCCACGGCCCTCACCGCAGTGACAGCGTCAACCAAGGAGCCTGA
- the hpaH gene encoding 2-oxo-hept-4-ene-1,7-dioate hydratase: MLSDQTLADLAAELERAHADRAVLPRITARYPEATVEDSYAIQGFWRDRRIAAGRRLVGRKIGLTSKAMQAATGITEPDYGVMFDDTVWENGAVVPFDEFSNVRIEVELAFLLKAPLKGPHCTVFDVLRATEYVVPALEILNSHLELEGRTIVDTIADNAGYGGLVLGGTPVAPDAVDLRWISALLYRNETIEETGVAAGVLNHPATGVAWLANKLHQHGTGLDAGELILAGSFTRPMWVSRGDTVLCDYGTMGTISCSFR, from the coding sequence ATGCTTTCCGACCAGACCCTCGCCGACCTCGCCGCCGAGCTCGAGCGGGCACACGCCGATCGCGCCGTGCTGCCGCGCATCACCGCCCGGTACCCCGAGGCGACGGTGGAGGACTCGTACGCCATCCAGGGGTTCTGGCGCGACCGGCGGATCGCGGCCGGCCGCCGCCTCGTCGGCCGCAAGATCGGTCTGACGTCCAAGGCCATGCAGGCGGCGACGGGCATCACCGAGCCGGACTACGGCGTGATGTTCGACGACACCGTCTGGGAGAACGGCGCTGTCGTGCCGTTCGACGAGTTCTCCAACGTCCGCATCGAGGTCGAGCTCGCCTTCCTGCTCAAGGCGCCGCTGAAGGGCCCCCACTGCACCGTCTTCGACGTGCTCCGTGCGACGGAGTACGTCGTCCCGGCGCTGGAGATCCTCAACTCGCACCTGGAACTCGAGGGACGCACGATCGTCGACACCATCGCCGACAACGCCGGCTACGGCGGCCTGGTGCTCGGCGGCACCCCCGTCGCACCCGACGCGGTCGACCTGCGCTGGATCTCCGCGCTGCTCTACCGCAACGAGACGATCGAGGAGACCGGCGTCGCCGCCGGTGTGCTCAACCACCCCGCCACGGGCGTCGCGTGGCTCGCCAACAAGCTCCACCAGCACGGCACCGGCCTCGACGCCGGCGAACTGATCCTCGCCGGATCCTTCACCCGGCCGATGTGGGTGTCGCGCGGCGACACGGTGCTCTGCGACTACGGAACGATGGGAACGATCTCGTGCAGCTTCCGGTGA
- a CDS encoding HpcH/HpaI aldolase family protein translates to MQLPVNLPPTFREALAASDRPLIGMWVCSGSPLVAEICAGSGLDWLLIDMEHGPNQLESVLAQLQAVAAYPVSPLVRAPGLLPVMIKQILDLGAQNILMPMIDTPEQAEAAVRAVRYPPRGNRGVGSALARSARWNRVDDYLANGDDHVSLFVQIESVTGVGNAAEIAAVDGVDGVFVGPSDLAASMGLIGRQTHPDVVAAVERAFEAVRGVGKPVGVNAFDLAVASAYLDQGASFVLVGADVAMLARGSEALAERFIGAPGPGRAGK, encoded by the coding sequence GTGCAGCTTCCGGTGAACCTTCCGCCGACCTTCCGCGAGGCGCTCGCCGCCTCCGACCGCCCCCTGATCGGCATGTGGGTGTGCAGCGGCAGCCCGCTCGTCGCCGAGATCTGCGCGGGCAGCGGCCTCGACTGGCTGCTGATCGACATGGAGCACGGGCCCAACCAGCTCGAGTCGGTGCTCGCGCAGCTCCAGGCGGTCGCCGCCTACCCGGTCAGCCCGCTCGTCCGGGCGCCGGGCCTGCTGCCGGTCATGATCAAGCAGATCCTCGACCTCGGTGCCCAGAACATCCTGATGCCGATGATCGACACTCCGGAGCAGGCCGAGGCGGCCGTGCGGGCGGTGCGCTACCCGCCGCGCGGCAACCGCGGGGTCGGATCGGCCCTCGCGCGGTCGGCCCGGTGGAACCGCGTCGACGACTACCTGGCCAACGGGGACGACCATGTCTCGCTCTTCGTCCAGATCGAGTCGGTCACCGGAGTCGGGAACGCCGCCGAGATCGCCGCGGTCGACGGCGTCGACGGTGTCTTCGTCGGTCCGTCCGACCTCGCCGCGTCGATGGGCCTGATCGGCCGTCAGACCCACCCCGACGTGGTGGCCGCGGTCGAGCGGGCCTTCGAGGCCGTCCGCGGCGTCGGCAAGCCCGTCGGCGTCAACGCCTTCGACCTGGCTGTCGCGTCCGCCTATCTCGACCAGGGCGCGTCGTTCGTCCTCGTCGGCGCCGACGTCGCCATGCTCGCCCGAGGCTCCGAAGCCCTGGCCGAGCGGTTCATCGGCGCGCCCGGTCCGGGCCGCGCCGGCAAGTGA